A single Leptolyngbya sp. FACHB-261 DNA region contains:
- a CDS encoding TIGR03792 family protein, whose protein sequence is MVIEWLRFRMRPEQREAFIQRDAEVWTAGLQKFPGFLGKEIWIDPNQSTDVVAVTRWETREQWKTIPQSELDALDRRMGDLLIPIAESREYQIRKFAH, encoded by the coding sequence ATGGTCATTGAGTGGTTAAGGTTCAGGATGCGTCCCGAACAGCGGGAAGCATTTATTCAACGGGATGCAGAAGTGTGGACGGCAGGCCTGCAAAAGTTCCCTGGGTTTCTGGGCAAAGAGATCTGGATTGACCCGAATCAATCCACAGATGTAGTCGCCGTCACTCGTTGGGAGACCCGAGAACAGTGGAAGACAATTCCTCAGAGCGAACTCGACGCTCTAGACCGACGCATGGGAGATTTGCTAATTCCAATTGCAGAGAGCCGGGAGTATCAAATTCGCAAGTTTGCTCATTAG
- the recO gene encoding DNA repair protein RecO, with protein sequence MSRTYRAVGINLRGMALGEADRLLTVLTREVGLIRVVAPGARKHGSKLGGRSGLFIVNDLLLSRGRTLDKISQAETLESYTGLSQDLGKLTAAQYLAELALLQALTDQPQEELFMLLTAHLSRLEVSDSQAVLANLVQGSFHLLALAGLAPQVHACAVSQQALLPNFSEPDWRVGFSLGAGGIVSPARLSEVAVETYLGAAELAAFQHLAGDHLACDQGLEVPLARERQPASWAMLERLLRRYAQYHLDQPIRSAALIESCFPLSA encoded by the coding sequence ATGAGTCGTACCTATCGAGCCGTTGGCATTAACCTTCGAGGCATGGCACTGGGCGAAGCTGATCGCCTGTTGACGGTTCTGACCCGTGAAGTGGGGCTAATTCGGGTTGTAGCTCCGGGCGCCCGTAAGCACGGCTCCAAACTTGGTGGGCGCTCGGGCTTGTTCATTGTTAATGACCTACTGTTAAGCCGAGGCCGCACTCTAGACAAAATTAGTCAGGCTGAGACTTTAGAGTCCTATACGGGGCTCAGTCAAGACTTGGGTAAGCTGACTGCTGCTCAATACTTGGCAGAGCTAGCACTGTTGCAAGCCTTGACCGATCAGCCCCAAGAAGAACTGTTCATGCTGCTCACGGCTCACTTGAGCCGGTTAGAGGTATCAGACTCCCAGGCTGTTTTGGCTAACCTGGTCCAAGGTAGTTTTCACCTCCTGGCCCTAGCGGGTCTTGCGCCTCAAGTGCACGCTTGTGCAGTCTCTCAGCAAGCTCTGTTGCCAAATTTCAGTGAGCCAGACTGGCGAGTTGGCTTCAGTTTGGGCGCGGGTGGTATTGTCAGCCCTGCCCGTTTGTCGGAAGTTGCGGTAGAAACCTACCTGGGAGCTGCTGAGCTAGCTGCCTTTCAGCACTTAGCTGGGGATCATCTAGCTTGCGATCAGGGGCTAGAGGTTCCTCTAGCTAGAGAAAGGCAACCCGCCTCTTGGGCTATGTTAGAGCGGTTGCTGCGTCGCTACGCCCAATACCACCTAGATCAACCCATCCGTTCGGCGGCTCTGATTGAGAGCTGTTTTCCTCTAAGCGCCTGA
- the deoC gene encoding deoxyribose-phosphate aldolase — protein sequence MPPTFESGTNPDVDLAPFIDHTLLSATATPDQVRAWCEQADRYRFAAVCVFPSYVRLCAELLNQKRPKVCTVIGFPSGASTSAVKLYEAQEAVENGATELDVVINLSWLKQGQTDAVHRELASICEATGQTVKAILETNLLEPEEKRVAAEICLDAGVAFLKTNTGWAGGATVEDVRLLREVTRGRIGIKASGGIKTAEQALALIGAGATRLGTSRSLELLNQREALSRSASARALSEEPS from the coding sequence GTGCCACCGACCTTCGAATCAGGCACTAACCCAGACGTCGATCTGGCTCCTTTTATCGACCACACACTGCTGAGTGCAACTGCCACACCAGATCAGGTGCGGGCTTGGTGTGAACAGGCCGATCGTTACCGGTTTGCAGCGGTTTGTGTGTTTCCTAGCTACGTGCGGCTTTGTGCTGAATTGCTCAATCAAAAGCGGCCAAAAGTGTGCACTGTCATTGGTTTCCCTAGTGGTGCCAGCACTTCGGCAGTCAAGCTTTATGAGGCCCAGGAAGCAGTTGAAAACGGGGCTACTGAACTGGATGTCGTGATCAACCTAAGCTGGCTGAAACAAGGCCAGACTGATGCCGTACACCGAGAGCTAGCGTCAATTTGTGAAGCGACCGGCCAGACAGTCAAGGCGATTCTGGAAACCAACCTGTTAGAGCCTGAAGAAAAACGGGTGGCTGCGGAAATCTGTCTGGATGCTGGCGTCGCTTTCCTCAAAACCAATACGGGCTGGGCCGGGGGCGCTACAGTCGAAGATGTCAGACTGCTACGAGAGGTTACCCGAGGACGGATCGGGATCAAAGCCTCAGGTGGCATTAAGACCGCTGAGCAGGCATTAGCCTTAATTGGCGCAGGGGCAACTCGCTTAGGCACCTCCCGTAGCCTGGAGTTATTGAACCAGAGGGAAGCCCTTAGCCGCAGCGCCTCTGCACGCGCCCTTTCAGAAGAGCCCTCATGA
- a CDS encoding chromosome segregation ATPase: MPNGPAQPHRRPKAVPGAVPADGRRSPEDRRAKTPLLSGQEAGRAPSKPPAQGLLRLPAMPQLSWFQWGLVGLLVTSTMGVASVILLLQMPALPDCLTARWPLASGGQKLYCAGALARQDTLDALKQAIALADSLPKDHPLRNEAERSINNWSRQVLKLADDLYQSGELDQAIEATTMIPRSSQAYGQVGVAVARWQSEWRRAEGIYQEAQSSLRQQQWREAALSANRLLGVDNEYWRVTRFDALRAEIDLERQASVALDAAEAKASSGRLDDLLAAIELARKVPMERYARSRAQSQISLWTRAILDIAQARLDKRDLDGALAAASKVPADSSLREEAADFMVLARAYEPTWSDTAEGLREAIAQVRKMATDRPLFYKAQDLATRWQDEIADLEILDKARETARPGTVTALQSAIAQAGNLSAARPRWEQAQNLMRGWQQRIEKIEDSPYLDQARTIARQGTVEAYYAAMSTAAQIPPGRALYDEAQKQIEAWRDQIETIQDQPFLDRAEQYADQGNLREAIAEASRISSDRSLHRQARRRVRVWQAELDGFADLQQAIEVSAPGTADALSQAIQLASPLTNSGTYGSQAKSQIDVWSARLLAIARSQANYDLPLAVATAQKIPANSDVYTEAQDQLRRWQQGSQ, from the coding sequence ATGCCGAATGGACCTGCCCAGCCCCATCGCCGCCCTAAAGCCGTACCCGGAGCAGTGCCCGCCGATGGGCGTCGCTCACCTGAAGACCGGCGAGCTAAGACACCGCTTCTATCTGGTCAAGAAGCAGGACGTGCCCCATCCAAGCCTCCAGCCCAAGGCCTGCTAAGACTACCGGCAATGCCACAGCTCTCCTGGTTTCAGTGGGGCTTGGTGGGCCTATTGGTCACCAGCACTATGGGAGTGGCTTCGGTGATCCTGCTCCTGCAAATGCCAGCCTTGCCAGACTGTCTAACCGCTCGCTGGCCCCTAGCATCCGGTGGCCAAAAGCTTTACTGTGCGGGTGCTCTAGCCCGCCAAGATACACTTGATGCCTTGAAGCAGGCGATTGCCTTGGCCGACAGCTTGCCCAAGGATCATCCACTGCGTAACGAAGCGGAGCGGTCGATCAACAACTGGTCCCGACAGGTGCTCAAGCTAGCCGATGACCTGTATCAGAGTGGCGAACTCGACCAGGCGATTGAAGCGACCACCATGATCCCTCGCAGCAGTCAAGCCTACGGGCAGGTAGGGGTTGCCGTGGCCCGTTGGCAGAGCGAATGGCGGCGAGCGGAAGGGATTTACCAGGAGGCACAATCATCGCTGCGCCAGCAGCAGTGGCGTGAGGCAGCTTTGTCAGCTAACCGATTGCTTGGCGTAGACAACGAGTATTGGCGAGTTACCCGATTTGATGCCCTGAGAGCCGAGATCGACTTAGAACGACAAGCTAGTGTGGCTCTTGATGCAGCTGAAGCCAAAGCGAGTTCTGGCAGATTGGACGACCTGCTAGCCGCAATTGAGCTCGCTCGCAAGGTGCCGATGGAGCGTTACGCTCGCAGTCGTGCTCAGTCACAAATTAGCCTTTGGACCCGAGCAATTTTGGATATTGCTCAGGCCCGTTTGGACAAGCGCGATCTCGATGGCGCTCTGGCAGCAGCTAGTAAGGTGCCAGCCGATAGCTCTTTACGCGAAGAAGCGGCAGATTTCATGGTGCTGGCTCGGGCCTACGAGCCCACTTGGTCCGACACGGCGGAAGGTTTGCGGGAAGCAATCGCTCAGGTTCGCAAAATGGCAACTGACCGACCGCTGTTTTATAAGGCCCAGGACTTGGCAACCCGTTGGCAGGACGAAATTGCTGATCTAGAGATTTTGGACAAGGCTCGGGAAACGGCCCGTCCGGGCACCGTTACTGCGCTGCAAAGCGCCATTGCCCAAGCCGGAAACCTCTCTGCTGCCCGTCCCCGCTGGGAGCAAGCCCAGAACTTGATGCGCGGCTGGCAGCAACGTATTGAGAAGATTGAGGACAGCCCCTACCTAGACCAGGCAAGGACGATTGCCCGACAGGGAACTGTAGAAGCGTATTATGCGGCGATGAGCACAGCGGCTCAGATTCCACCAGGACGAGCCCTGTATGACGAAGCGCAAAAGCAGATTGAGGCTTGGCGAGACCAGATCGAAACCATTCAGGATCAGCCCTTCCTGGACCGAGCTGAACAATACGCGGACCAAGGCAATCTGCGGGAGGCGATTGCTGAGGCATCTCGCATTAGCTCTGATCGCTCCCTGCACCGTCAAGCTCGTCGACGGGTGCGAGTTTGGCAAGCAGAACTCGATGGTTTCGCTGACCTGCAACAGGCCATTGAGGTCTCAGCCCCAGGCACTGCGGATGCCCTCAGCCAAGCCATCCAACTGGCTAGCCCCTTGACTAACAGTGGTACTTACGGGTCACAGGCCAAGTCCCAAATTGATGTCTGGAGTGCTCGGTTACTAGCCATTGCCCGCTCCCAAGCTAACTATGATCTTCCATTGGCCGTAGCGACTGCTCAGAAGATCCCTGCCAACAGTGATGTTTATACTGAGGCCCAAGACCAGCTGCGTCGCTGGCAACAGGGAAGCCAATAA
- a CDS encoding FtsW/RodA/SpoVE family cell cycle protein, which produces MEQVNRSAILAGSFSEATIPRVNLHRLILFTDSSVERWATEARVLRWLTLLWLCLGLAMLFSASYPVAYATEGDGLYYLKRQLLWAVLGLAGFNLIVHLPLRYVLRASGFCVVICLGLLVATNIPGLGQSINGASRWLSLGPVPIQPSELIKPFLVLQSALVFGRWERLSWLRRLLWIGTFAAVLLGILLQPNLSTTALCGILLWLVALAADLPATYLGGTAALGVLVACISIGAREYQRRRVLSFMNPWADPQGDGYQLIQSLLAVGSGGLWGTGFGLSQQKHFYLPIQYTDFIFAVYAEEFGLIGGLVLLLLLATYATLALRVALKCKDPVHRLVAIGIGVLLVGQSLLNIGVATGALPTTGLPLPMFSYGGNSLLSSLFSAGLLVRVARESSGAQVINLGQQPENLVGLPQRADRPSPSVQPLRPRSRRGPTRPQRRVLR; this is translated from the coding sequence ATGGAGCAGGTAAACAGGTCCGCTATACTAGCGGGCAGTTTCAGCGAGGCCACCATCCCTAGAGTGAACCTGCACCGCCTAATCCTCTTTACAGACAGCTCTGTAGAGCGCTGGGCCACCGAAGCCCGAGTGCTGCGCTGGCTAACGTTGCTATGGTTGTGCCTTGGACTGGCAATGCTGTTCTCGGCTTCCTACCCTGTAGCCTATGCAACCGAGGGCGATGGGCTTTACTACCTCAAGCGTCAACTGCTGTGGGCTGTTCTGGGGCTGGCTGGCTTTAATCTGATCGTGCATTTGCCGCTACGCTATGTTCTGCGTGCCAGCGGCTTTTGCGTTGTCATCTGCCTAGGGCTACTGGTTGCGACCAACATTCCAGGGTTAGGGCAGTCGATCAATGGAGCCTCGCGCTGGTTGTCTCTGGGACCCGTGCCAATTCAACCCTCCGAGCTGATCAAGCCCTTTTTGGTACTTCAGAGTGCCCTAGTCTTTGGCCGTTGGGAGCGGCTGAGCTGGTTAAGACGCCTGCTTTGGATTGGCACCTTTGCCGCCGTGCTGCTGGGCATTTTGTTGCAGCCCAACCTCAGTACTACCGCTTTGTGTGGAATTTTGCTGTGGCTGGTAGCCCTAGCTGCCGATCTGCCTGCGACTTACCTGGGTGGAACCGCTGCCTTAGGGGTGCTCGTGGCCTGTATCAGCATTGGCGCTCGGGAATACCAGCGACGTCGTGTCTTATCTTTTATGAACCCCTGGGCTGATCCGCAGGGAGATGGTTATCAGCTGATTCAAAGTTTGCTGGCAGTAGGTTCCGGTGGTCTTTGGGGCACCGGCTTTGGTCTATCTCAGCAAAAGCATTTCTATTTGCCCATCCAGTACACCGACTTTATCTTTGCGGTCTATGCCGAGGAGTTTGGTCTCATCGGGGGCCTAGTCTTGCTCCTGCTCCTGGCAACCTATGCCACTCTGGCGCTACGGGTTGCCTTGAAGTGTAAGGATCCGGTGCATCGGTTAGTGGCAATTGGCATCGGGGTTCTGCTGGTCGGTCAGTCATTGCTGAATATTGGGGTTGCTACTGGCGCCTTACCCACCACAGGCTTGCCCCTACCTATGTTTAGTTACGGTGGCAACTCCCTGCTCTCTAGTTTGTTTTCCGCAGGCTTATTAGTGCGCGTAGCACGTGAGTCTAGTGGGGCTCAAGTGATCAACCTAGGACAGCAGCCGGAGAATTTAGTAGGACTGCCCCAGCGAGCAGATCGTCCTAGCCCGTCGGTCCAACCGCTGCGCCCTCGCTCTCGCCGCGGTCCAACTCGCCCACAACGCCGGGTGCTCCGTTAA
- a CDS encoding cytochrome c biogenesis protein CcdA, with product MLDTLDLWLYRLSEFSDRLVADQLTHLSLLSLGIVFGAGLLTSLTPCMLSMLPIAVSYIGGYETPNRWQAALQSLWFALGLATTLTALGLAVAWLGGIYGQVGAGWGFLVGTVAILMGLNLLEVLPLRLPSLGQEIEISEKLPRGLRSYLVGLTFGTVASPCSTPVLITLLAWVSSTGNPVVGAGLLLAYAVGYVSPLVVAGTFTAAIKKFLEVRRWSGWLTWASGLVLISFGTLSILSRLA from the coding sequence ATGTTGGACACGCTAGACCTCTGGCTCTACCGGCTAAGCGAGTTCTCCGATCGTTTGGTGGCTGATCAACTCACCCACCTCAGTCTGCTCTCGCTGGGCATTGTCTTTGGCGCAGGTCTTCTAACGAGCTTGACTCCCTGCATGCTTTCCATGCTGCCAATTGCAGTGAGTTATATCGGTGGCTACGAGACGCCAAATCGTTGGCAAGCGGCACTGCAATCGTTGTGGTTTGCTCTAGGGCTAGCGACAACCCTAACTGCCCTGGGTCTTGCTGTGGCCTGGTTAGGCGGCATCTACGGTCAGGTGGGTGCAGGCTGGGGCTTTCTGGTAGGGACAGTCGCGATTTTGATGGGATTAAACCTGCTGGAGGTCCTGCCACTGCGGTTGCCCTCGCTGGGACAAGAGATTGAGATCTCTGAAAAGTTACCCCGGGGCCTGCGCTCCTACTTAGTAGGCTTAACCTTTGGTACCGTTGCTTCTCCATGTAGCACGCCAGTTCTGATCACGCTGCTGGCTTGGGTATCCAGTACCGGTAACCCCGTGGTGGGTGCAGGACTGCTGTTAGCTTATGCCGTCGGTTACGTGTCTCCTCTGGTTGTAGCTGGAACTTTTACTGCTGCGATCAAAAAGTTTTTGGAGGTTCGCCGCTGGTCAGGTTGGCTAACTTGGGCCAGTGGCCTTGTCTTGATCAGTTTTGGAACTTTGTCAATCCTGTCGCGGCTGGCTTAG
- a CDS encoding RNA-binding protein gives MTIYVGNLSFSATEQDLREVFAEYGTVSRVSLPTDRETNRVRGFAFVDMSTEAEEDAAIADLDGAEWMGRQIRVNKAKPREGGGRDSGQIPNRRS, from the coding sequence ATGACGATTTACGTTGGCAACTTATCCTTCAGTGCAACAGAGCAAGACCTTCGAGAAGTTTTTGCGGAGTATGGCACAGTTAGCCGAGTTAGTTTGCCCACTGACCGGGAAACAAACCGAGTCCGTGGCTTCGCCTTTGTAGACATGTCTACCGAAGCAGAGGAGGATGCAGCAATCGCAGACCTAGATGGAGCCGAGTGGATGGGACGACAGATTCGGGTTAATAAAGCTAAGCCACGGGAAGGCGGAGGCCGCGATAGCGGTCAGATTCCTAACCGGCGTAGCTAA
- a CDS encoding MFS transporter, translated as MTRLSDSALDHLEALRATAEPPSEFSWPRHGGARPLNEQALEVLDEEEPGAEAEAELQASPSQEPEVSATGFTPVLKNRDFLALWSGQVFSQLADKVYLVLMIALVSTRFQTAGQTISGWVSSVMISFTIPAILFGSIAGVFVDRWPKKPVLVASNVLRGVLVLAVPPLLWLCKDWSPLWGLPMGFWGLLAITFFVSTLTQFFSPAEQAVIPLIVERRHLLSANSLYTTTMMASVIIGFAVGEPVLALADALFGGWGAGKEIVVGGSYILAGLLLLLMQVREGRARRPAVTPEQALIEQAAGYAPEHIPGDESANSENSDSQSSTPHIWADIREGLSYLRAQSGVRAALIQLVILFSIFAALAVISVRMAEVMPNIKSSQFGFLLAAGGVGMAIGAALVGQFGQRFTRRQLSLYGSLGMATALGGLALMTQRLWPALGLIAMLGLCAAIVGVPMQTLIQEETPEAMRGKVFGLQNNAINIALSLPLALAGVAETFFGLRLVILGLGAIVVTSGILTWYISGTGTFVTD; from the coding sequence ATGACCCGATTGTCTGACTCCGCCCTCGACCATCTGGAAGCGCTAAGAGCGACGGCTGAGCCGCCCTCAGAGTTTTCATGGCCTCGCCACGGAGGTGCCCGTCCCCTGAATGAGCAGGCGCTAGAGGTCCTTGATGAGGAGGAGCCTGGTGCTGAGGCTGAAGCTGAGCTACAAGCCAGCCCATCGCAAGAGCCTGAGGTGTCGGCGACGGGCTTTACACCTGTTCTAAAGAACCGCGATTTTTTAGCCCTGTGGAGCGGTCAGGTCTTCTCACAGCTGGCAGACAAGGTCTACCTGGTTCTAATGATTGCCCTAGTCTCTACCCGGTTTCAGACGGCGGGGCAAACTATTAGTGGCTGGGTGTCCTCGGTAATGATTTCCTTCACGATCCCAGCGATTCTATTTGGCTCTATTGCCGGGGTATTTGTGGATCGCTGGCCCAAGAAGCCAGTCCTGGTAGCCTCAAATGTTTTGCGCGGAGTCCTGGTCCTGGCTGTCCCGCCCCTTCTTTGGCTCTGTAAGGATTGGAGCCCACTGTGGGGCTTACCAATGGGTTTCTGGGGGCTGTTGGCGATCACATTTTTCGTGTCGACCTTAACGCAGTTTTTTTCCCCTGCCGAGCAGGCAGTGATCCCCTTAATTGTCGAGCGTCGTCATCTGCTGTCGGCCAACTCGCTTTACACCACGACGATGATGGCTTCGGTGATCATTGGTTTCGCAGTGGGTGAGCCGGTGCTAGCTCTAGCAGATGCCCTCTTTGGTGGCTGGGGAGCCGGTAAAGAAATAGTTGTTGGTGGCAGCTATATCCTGGCCGGTCTGCTCTTGCTCTTGATGCAAGTACGGGAGGGACGGGCTAGGCGCCCGGCTGTGACACCGGAACAGGCTCTGATTGAGCAGGCTGCGGGGTATGCTCCAGAACACATCCCTGGTGATGAATCCGCAAATTCTGAAAATTCTGATTCTCAATCCTCAACTCCCCACATCTGGGCTGATATTCGTGAAGGTCTGAGTTATTTGAGAGCACAGAGCGGAGTGCGGGCTGCTCTGATTCAGTTGGTGATTTTGTTCTCGATTTTCGCTGCTCTCGCTGTGATCTCGGTGCGTATGGCGGAGGTCATGCCCAACATCAAATCTTCCCAGTTTGGTTTCCTCCTGGCAGCAGGCGGCGTTGGTATGGCGATTGGTGCTGCTCTTGTAGGACAGTTCGGTCAACGCTTCACCCGGCGTCAGCTCAGCCTTTACGGTTCGCTGGGCATGGCAACAGCCTTGGGAGGCCTAGCCTTGATGACCCAACGTCTGTGGCCAGCCCTTGGCTTAATTGCAATGCTGGGCTTGTGTGCGGCAATCGTGGGTGTTCCTATGCAGACGCTGATCCAGGAAGAAACGCCTGAAGCTATGCGTGGCAAGGTGTTTGGCCTGCAGAATAATGCAATTAACATTGCTCTGTCGCTGCCTCTGGCCCTGGCTGGGGTTGCTGAAACCTTCTTTGGTCTGCGCTTGGTGATTCTGGGCTTAGGGGCGATTGTCGTCACGAGTGGTATCTTGACCTGGTATATTTCCGGGACAGGAACTTTCGTGACGGATTAG
- a CDS encoding AI-2E family transporter: protein MRRLDQLQRLVLLGLLGPVLALNAWLLLQVFHYFQTTLTILVAAGLLAFLLHYPLHIFRRLGLRQGEAVAVVFLVALLGLVLLWLTLVPIVADQTVQFLERLPALIQSGEQQISGLDAWANRSRLPVDLGRLNTLISNRLESQLQLLAAGVLGFALGTISSVLNAVLVIVLTFYMLLTGNQLWHGLLSFLPPRIKTVVQEELHRNFQQFFISQILLGLFMLGSLAPIFLVLEVPFGLLFALLIGSSELIPFIGATIGISLVTLLVALQDLWLALRVVLVAVALQQIKDNLIAPRLLGSFTGLNPVWIFVALLVGAQVGGLLGVILAVPVAGTLRGLWEALLKPLAQPPEPPILPKG from the coding sequence ATGCGACGGCTTGACCAACTTCAGCGTCTGGTGCTTCTTGGTCTGTTGGGGCCGGTTTTGGCACTCAACGCCTGGTTGCTGCTGCAAGTTTTTCACTACTTCCAAACAACCCTGACCATTCTAGTAGCAGCAGGGCTGTTAGCCTTTCTGTTGCACTATCCTCTGCATATCTTCCGGCGCTTAGGACTACGGCAGGGGGAGGCAGTAGCGGTCGTCTTTCTAGTTGCGCTGCTAGGTTTGGTGTTGCTCTGGCTCACGCTAGTTCCTATCGTTGCCGACCAAACCGTTCAGTTTCTTGAACGCCTACCTGCCCTAATCCAGTCGGGAGAGCAGCAGATTAGCGGCTTAGATGCCTGGGCAAACCGCTCGCGATTGCCTGTAGATTTAGGTCGGCTCAATACGCTGATTAGCAATCGACTAGAAAGCCAGCTACAACTCTTAGCAGCAGGAGTTTTGGGATTTGCCTTGGGTACGATTAGCAGCGTGCTCAACGCCGTGTTGGTAATTGTTCTGACTTTTTACATGCTGCTAACGGGGAACCAGCTTTGGCACGGCTTACTGAGCTTTCTACCCCCCCGCATCAAGACTGTAGTGCAGGAAGAACTGCATCGCAATTTCCAGCAGTTCTTTATCAGTCAGATCTTGCTGGGGCTGTTTATGCTGGGCAGCTTGGCTCCGATCTTCCTAGTTCTTGAAGTTCCCTTTGGTCTGTTGTTCGCTCTGCTAATTGGCTCATCTGAGCTGATTCCATTCATTGGTGCAACGATTGGCATTAGCCTAGTTACGCTGTTGGTGGCCCTACAGGATCTATGGCTAGCGTTGCGGGTTGTGTTGGTTGCAGTTGCTCTACAGCAGATTAAAGACAATTTAATAGCCCCTCGCTTGCTAGGCAGCTTTACTGGCCTCAATCCGGTGTGGATCTTTGTAGCGCTGCTGGTAGGGGCTCAAGTTGGGGGGCTACTGGGGGTGATTTTGGCAGTTCCAGTCGCGGGCACGCTGCGCGGTCTTTGGGAAGCCCTATTAAAGCCATTAGCTCAGCCACCGGAGCCCCCCATCCTGCCCAAGGGCTAA
- a CDS encoding energy transducer TonB, with protein sequence MTLRRHTDPPELWGLVLTGSLAAHATLALSFPQTLVSVAQPAPSEPIAIELVDVGPTAAFSSTGASAEANSGASASSGSDSPDTGSTGTADSSGASSAPLNSAASGSEPLQGATTPTRPPDPLTQPQVTTQPQPALSSPVASQAGRPAATAAEVSGAPSSPAASAPAPPAASTSESPADLPVAAEPLPTQPDPAQNPEAQPLPEAGATTEPVASDPNQSLTGTLEFVSPELRDVPEVPPTVQPNQPLPPYPAEALRLGQRGRTELMVELDQTGRVVNVSVLQSSGYAELDEAARSTIATWQFSPALSGGIARDCRVMLAVRFEPGGGS encoded by the coding sequence ATGACTCTCAGACGGCACACTGATCCGCCGGAACTATGGGGACTGGTACTAACCGGTTCCTTAGCAGCCCATGCAACTCTGGCTTTGAGCTTCCCTCAAACCTTAGTTTCAGTTGCTCAGCCAGCCCCCTCAGAACCGATAGCTATAGAGCTGGTTGATGTGGGACCAACAGCAGCGTTCAGCAGTACGGGGGCTAGTGCTGAGGCCAACTCAGGGGCTAGTGCCAGCTCAGGCTCAGATTCGCCCGACACAGGCAGTACAGGCACCGCTGACAGTTCGGGAGCTAGCTCTGCTCCGCTTAACTCAGCGGCCTCTGGCTCAGAGCCCCTGCAAGGGGCCACAACTCCCACTCGCCCTCCTGACCCCCTGACCCAACCTCAAGTGACAACGCAGCCTCAGCCAGCCCTGTCTAGTCCCGTTGCATCCCAAGCAGGTAGGCCTGCTGCAACTGCCGCAGAAGTGAGTGGAGCTCCCTCCAGCCCTGCTGCTTCAGCTCCGGCCCCGCCTGCTGCGTCAACCAGCGAATCACCTGCTGATTTGCCGGTTGCGGCTGAACCGCTTCCCACTCAGCCTGATCCAGCTCAGAACCCCGAAGCTCAACCGCTACCGGAGGCAGGAGCTACGACGGAGCCGGTGGCCTCCGACCCTAACCAATCCCTGACCGGCACCTTGGAGTTTGTGTCTCCAGAACTGCGGGATGTGCCTGAGGTGCCCCCTACCGTTCAGCCGAATCAGCCTCTGCCACCCTACCCCGCCGAGGCTTTGCGCTTGGGTCAGAGAGGACGCACTGAATTGATGGTAGAGCTTGATCAAACCGGTCGCGTGGTCAACGTCAGCGTGCTTCAAAGCAGTGGCTATGCCGAACTCGATGAGGCTGCCCGAAGCACCATCGCAACTTGGCAGTTCAGTCCTGCCTTGAGTGGTGGGATCGCGCGGGACTGCCGAGTGATGCTAGCGGTGCGCTTTGAGCCCGGGGGTGGCTCTTGA
- a CDS encoding STAS domain-containing protein → MIDLRRIGDLNFAVVTLPTKLDTTNAVEVRSMLSKVIDWGHYHLFLDSRSVTFLDSSGLGTLVAIFKVCRQKYGSLTLFGLSGNPALALQLSGLDSLLLNFATEEEAITNLQVKLSCSP, encoded by the coding sequence ATGATTGATCTCCGCCGGATCGGTGATTTGAACTTTGCAGTCGTGACCTTGCCTACCAAGCTGGACACGACCAATGCAGTCGAGGTGCGCTCAATGCTGAGCAAGGTCATTGACTGGGGCCACTACCACCTATTTCTGGACAGTCGCTCGGTCACTTTCCTTGATAGCTCTGGCTTAGGGACACTGGTGGCAATTTTTAAGGTCTGCCGGCAGAAATACGGTAGCCTAACGCTCTTTGGCCTCAGCGGCAATCCAGCCCTGGCTTTACAGCTCAGCGGGCTGGATAGTTTATTACTAAACTTTGCGACTGAGGAAGAGGCGATCACAAACCTGCAAGTCAAGCTGTCGTGCTCACCCTAG